DNA from Zerene cesonia ecotype Mississippi chromosome 29, Zerene_cesonia_1.1, whole genome shotgun sequence:
NNNNNNNNNNNNNNNNNNNNNNNNNNNNNNNNNNNNNNNNNNNNNNNNNNNNNNNNNNNNNNNNNNNNNNNNNNNNNNNNNNNNNNNNNNNNNNNNNNNNNNNNNNNNNNNNNNNNNNNNNNNAAAAAAGGAGGgcattttactttattatatcatttccAGACTACGGCCACCTGATGGACTTCTTCGAAATGGTATGCCAGTACTACCAACTGCACACCAGACGGTTCTACACCGAGGCTTTCGGCCGCGAGCTGGGCGAGATACTCGTGACCAATCTGCAGCCCAACGTCACCAACACCACATTGAGTTTCTATATTAAATCCGACAAAAGCCCGTAGACTTGACAGACAGTTCAATGTTGCTCGTTATAGTCTATTTTTTaggttaataaatatcattttgagaatactgaaataaatatgtgtgcaaaatagaataaaatttccGTTTCGCTATTTTTAATGTGTCATCAAACAAGAAATAGAGACTTTGACgtcatttgaaaaaatattcaatttaataaaacataagaaCACTTATGTGTTTCTTTAGTGACATTCTTTAGTCCGGAAATACTAGATTGAAAACAATGGTCAATTagcaaataacaaaacatgtacatattatttgacCGGACACTATACTATAATCCTTGGCAATGGGCAattctgagaaattttgaaagaatagaaaaaaattgatcacgaggcaggattcgaacctgcgtttcttgcctaaccctgccacagtaatcgaatttcttctaccctttcggtttcatgtgcctaaggggcatcccatcctgcctcgtgatcaaattttttctattctttcaaaatttctcatttataaagcatttcaatgctataaaactaaaaattaaaacaaaagaatggGCAATTCTGTTGTAGGTAGATTCCGTGCGTGTGTTGTGGATCCGATACAAATATTCagtctaatttatatttatatatggtaCTACATATCTAACTACATAATCTATTCTTAGTACGATCACCAACATAACGTCGAtacgtttaaaaatgaatcctactaatattataaatgcgaaagtttgtaaggatgtgtgtgtgttagtcgctctttcacgtaaaaactacggaaccgattgcaatgaaatttggtacgtagatagctggacaactggaataacatataggcaactttttttcccatattttatttccctAGGGGATACGAaattacgcaggtgaaaccgcggggcgaaatttgtattatatgacCCTTTGAACCAGGTTTCACTTCCTATTCCAAATATGAGAAATTCTCgtgaaaataagtaaaaataacaattacgtAAACACAAACGCTTCAAGCCGCTAAATGAAACTATGACATTATAATAGCCGCTtgagataattaattagtgtAAAATGAAAGCACGTAATAGTCGCCGATCCGTGGGAAGGTCGCTACACTTTCTATGGAATATAATTCATGAATTTATACAGTTTCATTTGAACGCATAACGcgttatctatacttataatagaATGCTgacgagtttgtttgtatgaatgcGGTAATATACATGGTATATACTGgttcgaattgaaaattatttttgtattgaatatagCTATAGGATATGTAGCATCATTTACAACATGGGGAaactaaattatgtattttgacgACTCTAAAATAtgtctagttgaataaatcAATCTTACAAATAAGCATGTAGGCTCCGCTCGCCGCAATTTTAAGTAAGAGTGTCAGTTTGAGTACGAGTAAgagtatgtatgtgtgtatgttagCGAATAAGTGTGTGCTTGTGCAAGTGTACAGAGCCTCACTCGCTTCGGCGAGCACGCTGTCACCATCGCAATTTTGAGTATGAGTACGAGTTTGAGTGTTTAGATATCTATGGTTTCAGTacgagtgtgtgtgtgtgtgtgtctctctgtgtgtgtgtgtgtgtgtgtgtgtgtatgcgCGTCTGAGTCCCACTCACCGGTAGCGCAGTTACATATGAGCAGCGGCTTCGGCGAGCAGCGCGCCCGTGCGGCCGAGCCGAGCGCGGCGAGCGCGCACGCGCCGCCGCTCGCCGCCAGCGCGACCGCGAGCTGCGCCGCCGTGCCGCACCACGCCCAGCGCCGTGCGGGGTGGTTGCCCGACTTTACTGCGGGTCAAGTCCAGCCACGCGCAATGTGGGATagacagataattaaaatacactaatattttaaatgcgtatAACTTTGTTAGTTTGTCTGTCTTCACGccttaaccactgaaccgatttggttGAACAAATAGATTAATTAGAAACAAAGGGCCAGTCTTTTTTTCCATTAATTACGCAATGCCACTggacggaaagctagtataataaattgtatataattgagTGAAActaacgtaattaaaattactcagCTATATTACACAATAGTATTCATTACAGTTCATGGCAGGTTATAAAAGAGTTTTCCctgaaaattcttttaaaaccTGCTTGCTTCTTCATAATTTCTGAGTAACCCATTTCTATTCAAAAGCGGTACGGCAAGATTGCCGCCGGTGCGGGAGCCATGCTGAGCGTGTCATAGCCGCATCgctgaattaaaaaagtttctgGATCAGCAGTGaagtttgttaaatttttgataacatATAACCTATTGGTAAGAtagaattatgttaataaaacaaaaatactcaCTACTGAAATCGACGTTCCGCGACCTGTATCCGAAATTCAACTCCTTGTGGCCCTCGAACAGGCCGAAACTGATTCTGCCCATCGACTCTGTTGGATTCGAGAGCCGCCTCGCCGTCGCGTCCACCCAGTGCTGCGTGCCCAGCGACGCGACGATCAGCGCTATACACAAGCACGAGCCGAAGAACGTCGCGAATATCATCGACCGCTTGAACAGGTTGAGCTTCATGATGCCCAGACTCCGACCCCCTTGTGTTAGTACACGCGGCAACCGCTAGATGGCGTTACGTCACTTGTCCTCGCGCGCCTCGATCGCGTTTTCTATTAATCGAGCGTGGGAGACAGCAGAACCGCCATTGTCTGTCATAACAGAGCTTTCCTATAATCTCCCACGGTGAGATTGATGGAAAATCTGGAACAATGCGAATGTCATGTGTCAAGTCTCGTGATATGTAAATCGATGCGAACCGCTCGAGAACGCGTTTAAACGGTTTGAACTTGCGGCTTGCTAGCGCATGGAGAAAGTTTCCTCCTTTAGTTACTCGCTTATCACGAAGTTggtgtagaaaaaaaaatcataaaaatgatactttgccgtgtatttataatagttattgttttaagaatatgctaaaatgctaataaaattctttacgATGTGTTAAGTACggttataatattgttacattgttattaaatacaatttttaataggaTTTGTCTAAACTTTTTTCCATTAGCGTTTATCGTATTGTCAGTTTTATTTCTAGAACTTATATACAgtttaaatagaaacaattcCCTTCGTCATCTTGGCGAAGCATGCAACTGCACATTGGAATAAGTTATAAGTGACCTTTTAAACTTACATAGAAATAATCACGAATACAATTATTACGACAGAATTGTCCTTTACGAGTGAGATGAGATgcatcaataaaattaatatttgtaaagcaTTTATCGAACGGTACAAGTCAAAAACTacaacatatattatgtagcaGATGTATATACAGTAAAAACAAGctgttattacaaaaatggCGAAAGCACTGTCCGTTTGTGTGTTACGTTTTCGCATTTACTTGATAAATTTGGAATAAAGTCAAACAGGTAACATTCATTGCAATAGGgaacaaattgaaatacacACTAGTGTAATCGCTGGTTGTCTGATGTCCCAacgtatgcttagatctttaaaactacgcaacggactTTGATGCTGGTTTTTAGGTTGCCGTAGTTACCTGCTTCAGTAACGTTATGCGAATATGTAACTTTAATTCATTTTGGTCAGTATTAATTCCCctaaagcaatttaaatttattttttaaactctaTATTGTctgttttttgaagtcagtacacaaaaaataaagcaactAATATCAATTATGACATCGTCCATACTCCATGCTGTAGGTACCAATAAATCAGCCTACTTCCATCAATGGGTCGCACCTCGCAACTCGCCTACAGCCGGCGCCCAGCATTCCTCGCGTCGGAAGACCGACCGGTCTAGCTGTCTCGTATCTGCCGATCTAGGCTGTCTTGTTTCATCACAGCTGATTTCACCGGTTCACGTTTTATTTAGCGTTTCGTGTTGTGTACGTGAGTAGTGTTCCGATTTGAGCATTGTTATCGAATCTGGTCAGTGGTGAAATGGGTTATGCTGGTAACTGGTTGTGTAGAACCTACGGGGATTGATTTTTGTATGAGTTGTGTGTAGGCACGTGCTTTGTTTAACACGCTATTATAAGCTTCACCTGTAcgcttgtttatatttatttattttttatttatttattcacaccaAATAGAACTTACTACCATTACAGGATATTATCAAAATTCGACAGAGttcttttacaaaaaaggaaaataaaactaaaaaactatttcatataatagaaaactatttcatatatataaataaaacaaaactttgcttatcatagcttatttataacaatagcaAAGAGTACCTTTGAAAACTCACTCAAAGCACAAGAAAACATATCTATTTTATCGTGTAATTCGTTAATTTTACGGATTGCACAAATCAAACTATGCTTGTATGTATCCGAATCCTATTTAGATTCGATTTTCACCCATTTAAACAGACAGCTGACAGATTACAATTTTCACGCATAACtttatacacttatcaaggatcgctGAATcgttataattgttataatagcaactgaaaaaaaaattgttgattgCTTCAATAGAGcgtgttttgttttagtttgttttttatattttccgtGAGTGATTGGACTGAGATAAatactacatataataaatatgtacatgcattatacaatatatatagcGGATAGCGATAAGTGATGTACCTATAGCATATGCCTAAAATAATGTATCAGTTAATTATCTAAAGCCTGTCAAACGGGAAAAATGTACGActctgtttaaaaataaacactagTTCTCACACACCGGAAgtatttaaaacgtaatttgAGCGCTGCTTCTATATATAGACTACCTTTTTATTacgcaatttattatttttgttcatcTATAATAATCATCTGAACAGACACAACTGACattcatgtttttattaacagtcataagtaattattcaaacttatttcacaaactaaattttttttttacttactgGCCTTTTATACAATCCTGTATCACTCGTTCAAATAAAACCGATTCCACTAAAAAACTGTACCTATCACAGTTTACTGTGAAACGAACTGAAACATACGTCGAATTCttaaattgaattacaaaCGATATTGACTATACGAGTCAAAATGCATACCGAATACAACATACGTACCTAAGTCACAAGGTAAACGATAAGTCAGCAAATGTTCACCAATCGCGCTACAAATCTACAGCAACCACAACAATATGAAACGTCACCATCGAACCATCTAGAAATAATCACCTATGTGCGTACACAAAACGGAGCAAGACCACACGTCAGTGGGGAGAGCCC
Protein-coding regions in this window:
- the LOC119837819 gene encoding uncharacterized protein LOC119837819; the encoded protein is MKLNLFKRSMIFATFFGSCLCIALIVASLGTQHWVDATARRLSNPTESMGRISFGLFEGHKELNFGYRSRNVDFSIKSGNHPARRWAWCGTAAQLAVALAASGGACALAALGSAARARCSPKPLLICNCATVLFCLGAMSVWLTEFFLRLQHNVMSEEDLANKWSSDMTAELGISFWLVVAACIAAFINNVCVLSAMADAPARDAAPALEEKLNGAIMLY